The Miscanthus floridulus cultivar M001 chromosome 6, ASM1932011v1, whole genome shotgun sequence genomic interval ttcaaccaaatctgactcgtatctgatccaggcttccctgcgctgcctagcatagtgttggcgcccttgcttcaacttgtttttcctttctctagcttgtttttgactctcggtttctccatcgtagccctgggcaaagggtgatatgttggattctgattcatctgatgacctgacatcgggtgcttctaggggatttaatggtgaccgaggacgtcgaaccatgagtacttcccgtgcgtgagTCATTCTGTtgttggtgttagttttcatactatcagagttgctgatgacttcagtagatgcctcgatgtcgcagatcgagtctccttggtaaggtagaatagttgttgttgtgccgactagttgggttccgctatcttcaagaacagaacctggccagtggatgatacagtcttgcgatgttatcattagcacgaggccctcctaggctcctgtcagtggtatcccaagcattggattgaaagatctttcgaactgtccctgataagatgttgccatgtttagGAGTCCAAGTGGAGGAAGATCTGACTTCTTGAAGGGATTCTGcgcgtactccgagttgtattcttgataggtcaaGGCCATGTTCTTAAGTCccatcagaaaagaactcggtttcctgAAAGGACTCAGATAAGACTCCAACTCGAATGCGGAGCtcgaattcgagtcggatgcacAAAGCTATGGAACCTGAGTTGAATCAGACACTATGAGCTACGCGAATCCTCTAGAGATTTGATCTATCGTGGTTGTCGGAATAGAATCATCTTCATGGTGTTTCAAATCATTGAGGAGatgactttggagcttgccattattgtccacctcgcagatccatgagctgaAGATGAAAGTGGATCccattgagaagatcatgttgttgaggtccgtcgagctctcggatgcaaattcgccgaaagcccgtacctggcgcgccagctgtcgatgttttaccaccgatagcctgccacggggatacccgaggcagtatattcgggctttagcgtatgtggaactcgatggtgaacgcaagagacagtcgatttatcctgattcaggccctcgatcatggatcgagtaataaccctacgtccagtcggcgtttagcctttgcgttggattgattgtaaagtgttgtacaATTGTAGTTCTCTGTCTTCTGTCTAggagccctgtcctcctttatatagttaggaggccagagtcctggtcggtttacaatgagagtttctagtaggattactgaatagtactactactaggattataagggaagaatcctagttagactggatcttctctctcccttgtagggtatcctgtgggtcccgtatcgacaggtCCTTGGCCATGCCCGCGCGCACCGGCGCGGCGggcacagcaatggacggtcacACCGGCCAAGTAAGGCACGTAGCGACCCCGCTAGCGGGCCGACCTGCATCTATAGTCTAGCGCCTACACTAGATAAAGTTACAAGAGCTTGCGGGAGCGGTGGCCACGGCTAGTGGCCGCATGCGATGGTGGCGCAGATGTACCGGCCACCCCAAACCACCGCGTAGCTATTGGCTAGCACATGAGCAACCCTAGCTTAACTCGATCATAGCTGTGGTGATGGTTGAGGGAACGATCAGCGGATAAGGGCTGGCCATGCGCGACCGAAGGGGTGCGGCGGCGCTCTAAGATGGCATAGCCATGTCAGTAGCTACGGCGAGGCGGTAGAGGTGCAAGCGAGGCACGCagggtgaagtggaggtggaggcgaaGCTCGTGAGGCAGGTGGATTGGCGTGGAATGGTGTGGTGGGTGACTGTCCTCGTCCACGACCAAGTCCGGCCTTAATGGCACGACGGAGGGAGAGGGGGCATGAAGGCAGAGACgcgagcatgaggaattgatgagaggtgctcgctctctggctcgCCGCGACGTGACGGTGGCAGAAAATagagggagaagagggaaagagagagacgaCACGACAGTGGGCTTGGCTCGTCCACACCTTGGTGGGACGCGAGCGGCGAGACCAGGAGGCCCACGCGCCGGCTCTAACCAACGGGCGTATGCGCCCGACTAGCGTGGCCCGCACGGCCGCattgccataaatggcatggcgatggCGGCTCACCCACGTGCACGCGGTAGAGGCGACAAACACAGGGCCATCAACAGTGCAGAGGTGCAGTGGACCGGTGCGGACGTGGCGATGGCAGCGGTAGTGTCATGGCATGAGAAGCATCGGCAGTGCGAACGTGATGGCAGCGCAACGCGGCCACGGCGGCACCCATGGCGACAGCGAGAGGCTAGGCAGCAGGGCGCGAGGCCAATGGTTCGCTGTGGTCGGCCTCGGCCAAGCCCAAGCGGCTCGACCGGCCAAGCGTGGCGGCATAGCTGACCATGCGGTACGCGACCATGTGCGCGGCATGAGAAGACCACGTGGTGACCGCGCACCCAGCGCCAACCAACCAAAACAATGACacacatgaattttaaagcgttcaacacgaccaaacgattgctttaggacctaaaccatcttcaccatgctcaagatggcacatgacactaccaaattgagctataacactacaccaccctttaatccaatctctcataataaattgctaaacatatcAATGTCTAGCAGTTGGTAGACTTGCAAATTTCTaagtttgagctgaatttgatttccatttacgatttctaagctagtggaaatattagctagtaataacATTTTTCAACCGTAAGTAttttattgtcatctacaaagtttgtacttcaaactttatttaagtaccacatacatgttctatagcatttttgcttaataaaaattggttttaaaccctaagtgatataacgtgactattgaatcaacttttgtttcTCATTTTAGTTAATCGTTtcgagttatagaaattgatctacacactttatcacatgcattaacacataaacatgatgctcatgacatgttttagtaaatgatttacggtgtaataccaagggtgttacagaGGTCATGTAAACAGACCATTTTGACACGGTCGACCATGGAAGCTGAGCTTATAGCACTTTACATGGCTACTGTTGAGGCCGAGCGGCTAAGAAGCTACTCATGGACTTGCCACTGGTAGAGAAATCAGTTCCGGCAATCCTTATGTATTGTGACAACCAAACGGTATTGATCGAAGTTATGAGTACTAAGGATAATTCGAAGTCCTCAAGACATGTGAAAAGGAGGCTTAAATCTGTTAGAAAACTAAaaaaactccggagtaattgctGTGAATTATATCCGTAGTGAGAAAAATCTAGCATATCCCTTTACAAAAGGGCTTGCACAGACAACGATTTCTATTGCAAACATGGACATGGGGATGAGACCTATTTAGTTCCAAAGTAATAGCAACTCATTTTCTTTGATAGATCCCTGATTTGGAAAATGAGAAAAACAAGTTACTGTTGTAACAGGGAGTACAATCTGTTTAAAAATTATCCATGTTCCATAAAATGTACTctaaagggcgggcctggtgcaagcggtagagtcttaccgtctatgaccagaaggtcctgggttcgagtcgtgatctcctcacattgcacagacgagggtaaggcttgccactgacacccttccctagaccccgcacagagcagaagctctctgcactgggtacgcccataAAATATACTCTCTTCTATATAGAAGGGTGGCTATTATGCCTTAATGTATTCTAGTGTCCACCGAGGGAAAATATATCGTCCTATAGAATACCTAAAATGAATACACATATGTGAGCTAAATTGTTATGTCACAGTTCATGAGAGTGGGGTACTCTTTGGAAAGCTCATGAGAAGATCGGGGAGCAAGACCTTTAAAAGCTCCGtttggacttgacgttcttgcaGCTTAGTACCagttggatcttcaagagaaatctGATAGCAAAAAGCTATGAATTCATGGCTTAGTCCATTCATAAGCTACCGAAAGATGGACCTTATTGATCTAGGTGCAAGTTCAACCCGTACGGAACTTATACTGAAAATCTAGTATATATAAAGAATGTTCAGTACAATAGCGTTGGAATTGATGGGGGATTGTTGGATTTAGGTCCATGTTTGTCCAATCTGAAAAattccaaagcatgcacaacctttagtcccatattgctaattcaaggaGATGTTGCCTTGCTTAAATATAGAAGTCTTctctctatgcaaaataggtgcagATGAGAGAGAAAGAGACTATTGCTATACGCATGCGTAGCTCGCGCGTATTTTTTCATGtgaaaaatcgcgtgacttgCGACGCGTACATGTACAACAGGCTATTATTTGTGCAGTTTCTATTTTTTTAATGCTGAGCATAATAGCgcttcaatgtgattgaaactgctACTTTAAACAGTAATAAGGTGTGTCAGTTTCTGCTATTTGATTGCAGCAGTTTCTGTCATTCAAATGGGCAATTTTTACTGCTTGATGAGGAgaattgatgcactatgaaggcCTATAAAACCATGAGACGTCCTGGTTGAAGGGTACGCAGTCACACGCTCACCTCCCCACTCGTTGTGTTGAGCTTCTCGCTACTGCGCCTCGTCGACCTTTGAGTTCGGCGTGCACCGGACTTAAAGATAGCAGGATCTCCGAAACCACTGCCGCGAGACTTCTGCACGGGACagcaatcaggtttttgggcagcgtctacacgcgactgcctggtgatctgcaacatctacttcaacacgttCGACTACATTCTACGcgggatcattgagtaatttTCTTGCGTAATCCTATTCTAATCAGTATGTTGTATGTTTACATATTTTATAtgcttgcatcattttttatctaTGAGTTTTTTCTCTAAATAAAATCTGGAATGCATTTTAGGCACGTATTTTCAACAGCAGACACTTGAGATGAACTATTAGAAGAGTATGGGCACACGTCAGAGGAGGAAGAATGGAATTTCCCCTAGTAATAAAGCTATTCGTTAGTGGTTTCCACTTGTTGGAGTTGGCATGGTTGCCGGAGCGACGGGCCGGGCGGTATGCAATTTTTGTGGCCTTTCTTTTCCCGATGACCAAACGAGTTTGTTTCTGATCTCCTTTTGGAAAATTCAGAAACTAAGTACTTAATAATGACCTATCCCAGAGCAAAATTAGATGGCTGGCAGTAAATATTTCATGAGGTTTTTTCCCTCAAAAAAAATATTTCATGAGGTTTTCCATAGTACTAGTGATATGTGAAGGCATGTTTGGGTCTCATTTGAGAATCTAGATTCTAGATGGTGAATAGAGAATCTAGATAATAGTGAAGAACTGAATATAGAATCTGAATTCTGGATCAAAAtttcgtttcaaaaaaaattctggATCAAAATATGAGGGGGTGTTTAGTTCTTATATATTCTCACAGTGATTATTGCCTTTGCATAGTAAAAATCTTTTAATAGTATATTTTGGTATACTGTTGGATGCTAAAATCTCATTCTAGCTACAATCTGAAGTTTTGGATCTCCTCCTTATTTTCCCACCTCTTTCTCATTTTTCATACATGAGATCCAAATATGACCTAAACTGTAATCTTTGAGAGTAATACTGCCTGGAAGTAAGGGGATGCCGGATGCTGGGTTCAAGTTTGAGTAGCCTTGGGACAGCCTTTTGGTCTGAAGTTGATTCAAGAAAAACCTAGTGACCCGGTTTGACCTACACACATTCTTTTGGTCACCTAATTCCTCAAATAGTATTTAAGTTCGTGCTCCACTTTATTTAAGAGCAATATTTTTGCATGTTGACCAAATAAGGTTATTACTAGTATTAGATTACATACAATTATTATATTGACTTCATTTTGTAAGGTCCCTGATCTCACTATCCTGTTTCGGATTATCAGATTATGCAGCCAGATTGTTCTTCCTGCATATTCTCGAGTTTTCTGCTACTTAAATTTTTTTTTGAGCAACTTCTGCTACTTAATGTGGTCACTCTCAGTGAGCTAATTGCTTGAAAGGCCCAGCTGGATATACACATATCCATCTGTTCTTTTTCTTTGAATATAGTTTTGTTTTGAAGCACTTCTAATGTTCCTTTTTGGTTACAATGATGAAGTGTCCCATTTACATATTTCTTTTCATTGTGCATGTTTGCTGCAGTATTGCAACTTATAGATATGtgctaaaatatattttcattggATGGAATGCTGAAATGGCATTGAGAAGTTGGGCATAAACTGAGTTATGGCCACGATGGCACTGTACTCTGACCTTGATTTGCACCGGGCGCATAATCGGAAAAGTAAGAAGGGTCCACAAACTTGTCGAGAATAAGTGTTGCTTTCACATAATTATGACAAGGATCCTCCAACGAACTGACTTTAGTATGTAACTCTTCGCTCAAGTTGATACAATACATGTGAGTGGTGCTGGGGTTCAACTTCCACATGCTTGGTACCCCCTTACAAGTAGAAAACGTTTGACGTTAGTAACTGCTAGACGTGGTCACAACGGTGTTAACAGATTATTCTGTTTTTTACTCTTTTATGAGGAAAATATACTATTTAGTATATTTTATCTACAGAGTGAAATGATGATGGAAGCTTTTGTTTTGCCTACTAttattactaaaataaaattggTTCAATTTATGAGAAAAACTAGACCCAAAATCATACAACTTGGAAGGATGTGTCACATTTCTCTCGACAACTTTGACAGAACAAGAAACACGACTAACACCGCTTTTTATGGAAGGAAACTAGGGAAAAAAAACTTCATTGGCACTGCTCTGTGAAAAAGCAATTTGAACAGGACAAACCTACCAAGAGAAACTGAACAACCCAACACCAAAACTTGCTCACGAAAACAACAATGATTGTATATGGAAACAACCAAAATCATTTGGGCACAACAACTAAAGAACAACCCATAACTTGGTCATCATTGCCTAGCTTGCTGCACAAAATGTGACAGAGCATCTCAGACTTCTGGCCAAAGTGCGACGCTAGATAACTTTCTTGTGAGGAGCGCCCTGAATTTCTAAGCCAACGAAGTATCTCTCCTCTAAGCTTGGTCacatcctcctcgtactcctcctcCTTCCCTGAGGACCTCGGATCCACATGCTGACGGTGGAATGCTTAGATAGGGCTTCGCCTTGGCAAAAATTTTGGGAATGTACGTAGTCTCCATTGATACCGCGTAGAAATCTCGAGGAGTTGTGAACTCTGTCGGCAGCGCCGCCGGAGACTGAGTAAGTTACGGTACCAACAGTTGTTTGTTGTGGAGCTATGTTTCTCGATTGAGACTGTCTCCAGTAGGCAACGCATCACGCGATCTATACCGTGGAGCTATGTTTCTCGATTGAGACTGTCTCCAGTAGGCAACGCATCACGCGATCTATACCTAAAATGCCTAGTTCACATGAAAGAAACGGCCTCCAACAGAGTAGGCAAAGGGAAGACCTAGTTTGCGTCGGAGGTGAGAGGGAACTCAAAAATGCATATGTCTCTCTCCTCGACCCAAATCGACGACAGGAGGAGAAGCTCGTCGGACGCGGCTCTTGCTCCGAGGAGGATCACCGGCAAGAAGCACACGCGGACCACCTCGCGATGGCGAGATCTGTCGGTGCGCGGCTCGATCCGGCGCTTCTTGGGCGGCTTGACCTGCTCCTCGTCGCCGCTTCTGTCCCCGGCCAGGTCCTTCGCCCCGTCGGAGCCGTCAGAGTACGACGGGGGAGGTGGGGCCCGGCGGTGGTGCTGGTCCGGGGGCAGCTGGGAGAGCTTGACTACGAGCTTGAGCTTGCGCTGGCGCCGGTCGGAGGCCGAGGAGCCGGTGGCGCCACCGTCGGCGCGGGAGTCGGAGCTGGACGGCTCCGGCGACGACCCCCGCTGGCGGGGGCGGGAGGGCGAGGACGACGGCGAGTCGGAGCTTGAGCCTGCTGCCGTCCGCGTTTTGGCCTCATTGGGGTTCTTGCTCGCCTGCCTTCTCTTTCTTGCTCGCCTTtcccttttttctctctcttgctcGCGGCTCCATCAGGTAGAGGCAAGCGCGGTGCTCGGCCTGGGGCGGAGCTGCAGAGcagggcggcgacggcggtgtGGAGCAGAGCAGAGATGGGGAGAGAGGAGAATGGAGGTGGAGCAAAGATGGGCAGAGCTACGTAGcagggcggcggcagcggcgcatgCAGGGACCCTTTGGGTTGTCTGTTGGAGAAGAAAAGATTTGGGTGGATGATCTTTTTACTGTGCCAGACTCAATGCATAGAATGAGTTTTATGTTTCACTTCGCAAGTTGCTTTAACACGATTATAGGAAAGTTTTGTGGCAGCCAATAGACGAGGCGCGTGATTTGGAAGTGACAAGTGGGCTTGATCAGAGGGATGGACACGCAGCTACGCGTTCAAGAGGTCGCCGTCAGATGCGGTGGAGGCGTGTATGGTGCGGCGCCGTGCCACGCTTCCCCGGCCCCGGCCGTAGGATGTTGGTGCCGTGCACGGCGGGGATGGCGTCTCATCCAAACCCCCCCAACCCCACCGACCTCCATTTCTCTCCCCGCCCACCTCTCCCGTCCTCCCGTTCCCGTCACGCACACAGactctttctctctcctctcttctcgtCCTCTCTCTCTCGTCTGATCTGCATCTGATTTTCTTCCCCTCCCCCCTTGTCTCCTGTCCCTTCTGGCGTgcgcaaagatttgatttttctCGGGGAGGAGGCGGAGTCCGAGCAGGAGTGGTGCGCGGGAGGAAGGAGATCCTGATCTGTTCTTGGAGtgggaaggagaggaggaggaagatggcggcgcaggagcaggagcacgAGAAGCAGCAGGCGAAGACGAGCACCACGAGCTCGCTCCCCTCCTCCAGCAGCGAGCGCTCCTCCAGCTCCGCCCCCAACAACCTCAGGGAAGGAGGTAGGTGCCGCGCCCAACCCATGCACCACCCTCTCAGATTTCCTGttttattgtttttttttgtttcgtcTGCTAAACTCCGCAGCTGAAGTTGCCGCTGCGCGCATGCCACTGCAGGGGTGGAGAGCGACGAGGAGATACGGCGGGTGCCGGAGATGGGCGGCGCGTCGGCGTCGGCCTCGTCGGGCGCGGGCGCGGACGAGCGCCCCAAGGAGGACGGCAAGCAGGGGGGGCAGCTGGCGGCGGCCACGGGGGCGCAGCCTCCGGCGGCCGGGAAGAAGCGCGGCCGCACCGCGGGGGACAAGGAGCAGAACCGGCTGAAGCGCCTGCTTCGGAACCGCGTGTCCGCGCAGCAGGCGCGGGAGCGGAAGAAGGCGTACCTGACGGAGCTGGAGGCCAAGGCCAAGGACCTGGAGCTCCGCAATGCCGAGCTCGAGCAGCGGGTGTCCACGCTCCAGAACGAGAACAACACGCTCCGCCAGGTGCTGCCTCGCCTACCTCCGTCCATCCCCCCATTCGTTTCCGCGGTTCGATCTGAGCTCCGAAGCTTTCCTCTCGTTCTGAGTGACCGACCCCCTGTTGCTCCCGCCGCGCAGATTCTGAAGAACACGACGGCGCACGCGAGCAAGaggagcagtggcggcggcggcggtggcggcaaggGCGGAGACGGCGCCAAGAAGCACCACTTCACCAAGAGCTGACGAGAATGGGAGAGGGACCTGGTCCGTGCTCGCGCTCGCCTGATCTGACCATTGTTGGCGTGTTGCTGTTGCTGATGacgtcttcttctctttttcttcttttctactGTACTTGTGTTCGTCTGCCTCGCTGATGCACTGTTTTAACTGTTACGTAGCAATCCCGTCTCTCCGACTGTTGGTAGGGCTACTCATCACTACTGGTAGTTTCTTGGTAGGGTGTCAGTGTAATTTTCTCATTGTACTGTACTATAATTCAGCCTTGCGGTTTGGCAATTCAATTCAAGATTACCACCGTGCCAGAGCCTGATGCTTTCACTTCTTGGAGAAAAAGGGTCACCAAAGAGTCCATAAACTGTTGCGCAGGGAAAACGTGGTAACAATCACACACGTCATACATACTTGTGAGAGAACTCTGCAACTGGTGCTGGAATCTGCATTTGGAATCTTGGGTGCTCTTCTTCAGGCCGATGCAAACAGCATGCATCCTTGATTACTTGTGTGAATTCAGCGTTCCTTTGAGCATAAAGTTTGTGGTCTCTACGTGTCCGGCGTGGCTTGCAACATGAGATACAAAACACCTTTGGGCAAGCTTTTTGGGCATGGATGCACTTGCCATGCGCCCATACGGTGGTTGGCTGAAGAATCTGCCGAAGGGGACACCATTTTGCATCTCAATTGTTTCTAAGGGATCGGGACTAGTCGAAAGCAACGCGGCGGTGTAAAAACCTCTCCGCACTCTGCACGACTTGCTCTCTTCATTCACAGGCTCTCATCGTAAATAAAAAAGAAGAGTAAAATCAGCATGAGATCAGCAGCTTTGTCTGTCGAATGCTGCTCCGTTTTGTTTGTTCGCTAACGTGCAAACACTTAACTATTTTATTCAGGCGTAGCGTAGGAGTTACAAATAATTACAAAAACCTTTCAAACATTCCTGGTACGTGGCCAAAGCACATGATATTCTTGATGGGCGCTAAGTATGCTCAGAGTGAACACTACTAACCATCAACTTTCTAATCACCTGAAGTCCTTAACTCATTTCTGAACCTCAGCTCCCCAACGTTACGACAATCAGATTAGCGCTAGCTCTCTATATTAGAGA includes:
- the LOC136461663 gene encoding transcription factor HY5-like isoform X2 → MAAQEQEHEKQQAKTSTTSSLPSSSSERSSSSAPNNLREGGVESDEEIRRVPEMGGASASASSGAGADERPKEDGKQGGQLAAATGAQPPAAGKKRGRTAGDKEQNRLKRLLRNRVSAQQARERKKAYLTELEAKAKDLELRNAELEQRVSTLQNENNTLRQILKNTTAHASKRSSGGGGGGGKGGDGAKKHHFTKS
- the LOC136461663 gene encoding transcription factor HY5-like isoform X1, translated to MAAQEQEHEKQQAKTSTTSSLPSSSSERSSSSAPNNLREGGVESDEEIRRVPEMGGASASASSGAGADERPKEDGKQGGQLAAATGAQPPAAGKKRGRTAGDKEQNRLKRLLRNRVSAQQARERKKAYLTELEAKAKDLELRNAELEQRVSTLQNENNTLRQVLPRLPPSIPPFVSAVRSELRSFPLVLSDRPPVAPAAQILKNTTAHASKRSSGGGGGGGKGGDGAKKHHFTKS